The Helianthus annuus cultivar XRQ/B chromosome 15, HanXRQr2.0-SUNRISE, whole genome shotgun sequence genomic sequence TGTTTTCTAAATTCACTTTGTTCGCTAATAATGTGGGATGGTGTGCAAATTTTATAGAACTTTTTCTTCGCCGTCACTATACTCCTGATATGAGGTAACAGCTTTTTTTTCTTATATTGTTTAATATTTTAtactatttttatttattttattattattattatctaaaCTGTAAACACAACAAGTATTACAATCCACACTTGAAGACTGTCTTCTGTAGTCCAGTaaaatctctctctctcctccctgaAAAAGCCTGCTTACTTTCTCTCTCATCCGCCCTCCGCCTCCATAAAACCCCTCACCACCCACCAACATTCCTCCATATCCCTCTCtcaatatctctctctctctaaaacaaaaaaCCAAAAAGCCCATCAAAATGCCATCAGAACCCACCACCCAACGCCGCCCACccatcacaaccacaaaaccCCACCATACCACCACCGGCACACCACCACCCGAACCCGAACACCTCCCATGCCCACGCTGCGACTCCACCAACACCAAATTCTGCTACTACAACAACTACAACTTCTCCCAACCCCGTCACTTCTGCAAAGCTTGCCGCCGCTACTGGACCCACGGCGGCACTCTCCGCGACATCCCCATCGGCGGCGGCAGCCGCAAAAACGCCAAACGATCACGCCTCACCACCAACTCCACCCTTGAGTTCCGTCACATGGCCCCACCCACCGCCACCCCGATCCTCATCCCGTTCGCCGGAGATCATACCGGAGGGTTGCATTTTCTGGGTGATGGGAAACCGAGTATGTGCGAGAGTTTTACGTCGTTGTTGAATGGGAATCAGGGGGGTGGGTTGTTTGGGGGTGGGTTTGAAGATGGGGGGTTTGGGTTTGGGAGGGGGGTTTGGCCGTTTTCAGGTGTCGGTGACGGTGGGTATGTGgcgggaggtggtggtggtgggaatGGGTGGCAGATGGAGAGTGGGGAAGGTGGTGTGGAGTGTTTTAGTTTGCCGGAGCTTGCTATTTCGACACCCGGAATGATATGATATGATACGAAGAAGAAGACGAATATTGAGATATGAAGATGAgttagaattagaagtgatagaGTAGGATTGTTAATGTGGTCCGGTCTGTAGTAGATTCTACTTCCTGTTCGGTTTAGTACGAGGAAAATGTTTTACGTGGTTTAAAACCTGATTTAATGATAGTTATATATGGCTCGTTTAAAAAAACAAATGTTTAAATTCTTTCTTTTGGAAAAATGAGCTTTGATAGATAATCTAGTTTAAATTCTTTCTTTTGGAAAAATGAGCTTTGATAGATAATCTAGgtatatataatttattagtaATTAATAATGTGACGGTtccaaaaacataaaaaactaaACCCTTGCCTTACctacattctttttttttttttttttcatttatgttCAAAATTCAAAAGCGTTTTATTTGTGTTCATTTGCATTGAGTTTCATAAATATGTTCATTTACTTAATGAAGAAACATAAACGTAAAATCTCATTCGCCGTTTATGAACATATTTATTCCTTAACGAATGAACGTGTTGTTCGTGTTTGTTCCTTTTTTTACAACCCTACATACTTCCAAATAACATAGGATGTTTAAGAAGATAATAAAAGGAAGATTTTTACTAATATTCTTTATAAACATCATATCAAACTACTAATGGGACTAAAGAGATTTGCAAAAGGAATATGTTAGCcacaaaaataaaaaactaagCATAGCATTTTTCATAGTACATACACTAAATTATAACGATCCTAAGAATATTGTCTATATCTTTAAAATAGGGGCTGATTTTGTAATTTATTCACATGTTATGACTAATTTTTTCATAACTTACTTGTAAAATTTgtttttgaattaaaaaaaaacaccacTTCAACCAACGTTAACAACACGAGCGCTTATAGATACATTCCAAATCTAGAATATCTTTTTTAATAGTATTGTGGTTTTTTTTAGTTATTAAAACTAATCCATAATCATATGTTTTACAATTGACACAAGTCATCCGTTTACTATCTATTTCGATGTAAATTCATAATATATCACATGCCAGTAAGAAATCCGAGTTGTGGATCCAGTGATCTCAACAAGGTCAGCTTGTGTCATGATCTTATGTTTACTTGTGAAAGGAATCAATTCATGGTTGAAGACCCTGGTTTTCAGTCTTCAAAACATGTAACAGTTGACGAAAATGAAAAACTTCAATAACCGATACGATACGAATGCCCAAAAGATATATTTAAATGTATGAGTTGGCCGGGTAACCTGTTGAGATGATGTAACAACAATACTAGTTTGAGGCCTATAATCTTATCGCACTTCTGGTAAAACGTTTAAACTATCTCAACAACAGCAGCCCGCATTTTAACTGAGTGGTGGCAGTTATCTTATTTCAAcctcaacaacagcagcaacaccGATTCAACCAAAATTTTCTCTTCACGAATGAAAAGACTCCGGCTGACTAACGCATACCTGGCTGATCAATGTGGCAGAGGGAATGGAAATCATCCATTTGTCGAGCGAAAACCGTCACCCCGACTATTCATTTGTCTTGTAACTCCCAAcctatattataaatttaataCTTTAGTAAGTGGCCAATCCTTACTTCGTTTGCTATTTGTTCGAATTGTATATGAGCTGCAACAGGATCTTTAATAATAGCCTAGCTGTTTCTTTTGTCCCCCTTAATTTaagtatgaatatgaatatgaatgcAACAGGTCGGATTTGGATCAAATCAACACATGGTTTGACCTGTGACCCAACTAAATGGATGTGATCTAACCTGTTAGCTAGCCCATGGATCATTATCTTATCTGACCCATCATCCCACTACTAAAAATAGATGGGCCATGACCCAAATCGACCCATTTGTTTTGTTGATTTGTCTGTTCAATTTATCAAGTGTAAGACATGGatcacaaaaattaaaaaaaaaaacatatagaaataaaaaatagtaaagaTATTCTCTTTACATATTCGGGAAATTATAGTATATGTACCGTCTATAAATCCTTACGAATATAACGTATCATACAACATATGTAACTAAATTGACTCAAAATATGGTCTTCAACAAGAGCTTTAACCGCGTCTTCTTGTATGGTCCGTTGTGTTTTTCGTCCGTTGTGTAGGCTTCAACGAGGTCTTAAACCACGTCTTCTTGTACATTAATTTCCtacaaaaagaacaaacaaatgtTGACGGTTGTGGCGCACGTGTttaacacgcttcccttaaaacagatttcgcgcctctattAAAGACGACATGtttgtctcccagggtacaacagccgaagcagtctgtactaCCAAAGGTGGCTCACGCGCCCGAGGTTACAACGAGTGAAATTGTAGTGTTAGAActtgtaggaaaataaggatatAAAGGTGATGAAATCGAGTAGAGAAAACTTATCTCTCTATAATTCTCAATATATTGATGTTTAAGTCTTCACCACTTCTCCAAGAATTCTTCATGcatatatttatgttttttttttgttgtattcttTCTCTTGTAGTTTTCTAATCATTCCAATGAGCCTACCATTTTTTACAAGAGTTGTGGGTAGTGAAGAGTTTTCCTTAGTTTGTCACCATGAAGAGTCCCAATAATTATTTACTAAATTAATTTCCATTTACATTATTCTAATTTTCCAACATCAAGTTTGTTGATCTGTTGGATCACATATCTAATGTATGTTTAACTGAACAAGAGAATCTTTTTTTGTAATAACATATTAACATACAATTTAActcgaaaattttcaaaaaaaaaaaaggatggAAATATTAAGTTGCATATGagactagggctgtaaacgaaccgaacgttcagcgaacagttcgtgaaccgttcgacgggaagttcgtttatgttcgttcgtttaataaacgaacgaacaagaacaagaaatttcgttcgattagttaaatgaacgaacatgaacagaggtctcgttcgttcgattgcgttcgtgaacgttcggtaaggtgttcgtaaacgtgttcgtgaacatgttcatgaacattcgttgatttgcgttcgtttatgttcgtatatttgtgttttaattgaagatctttgtaattttttatattttatttgtactttttatattattaaacttttatttattttattaccctaacaattaagctagaaaacccactttcaccttgtttatgcatcatttccctttcatttctcattatttacatagGCGAATACGATcaacctccgttccacaataagggatgcaagttcgagtgctactctctaggccatctatctttatccttcgttgCGTTctccaaatttatttgtgtttgtttgtgttcgtgaaccgttcgcgaacacgctcatttccttaatgaacgaacacgaacataaaatctcgttcggtaagtgttcatgaaccgttcgtgaacacatatatttccttaacgaacgaacacgaacaaggccttgttcgtgttcgttcggttcgtttacagccctatatgAGACTTCAAAAATGGAAATTCCTGCAAATTTCAGATTATAATTTTCAAATAATGTAACTTTCTGGTATCACATACATGGCTCAGTGTTACATAACATAGTTTCATATATTGTTTTGTACATCTTGTTTTGTTATCTATATCCTTTGAAGTGCTGTAGCTTCTGCATTCATCTATATATAAACCTTCATCTATAACTTTTACAATGTTTTTTATTACAAATAAGTCAATATTGTTACCATTTTTCTACTTCTTGCACCAATCCCCATGAAACTGGAAAGATTTGAACATATGAATTCCAAGATAGTATTCAATTTGATCTGAATCCTGTTCTTTAAGCATGTTATGCTCCCTCAAATGAGAGCACAGTTTTGATGATTGAGTTCCATTTTCAAATATTATAGTCACCATCAACTTTTAACAACTCCCACCTTAACCATTAATCACACTAATTTGATAAGACACCGAAATTTGGCTTCTTATTAGTTGGCTGATTACGCGTGTTGATCTGGTCCCACTTCATTATTATCACTTAGACTATGGAAGTGTCATTGGAACTACTTGCTGGTAACTAGAAAAAATTGGAATGTAAAAGCATCCAAGATCCAACTAGGTTATTTATTATATGTTTGCATGGTTATAGTACTATAATTTTTTATTGTTAGTGGATAATCCTCATTTAAAAGGTGTGATCATGATGGAGATAAGAAATATTATTCATTTGAAACTGACAGATGCTGCATTGATTGGAGCGAGTTGAGAACGACAAAGATTCACAAGATAATCGATAGGTTTTCACATCTCGTCGTTTGAAAGGTTAGTTCCACCAACCCCTATTCATCCATTTCTCGAAAGGGACAAAAAAATGATGTGGGAAGGCGTTGTAACATCTAGCCTCCTGTGCCACCAGTATTGATGACTCTACCTGAGCACGCTTAACTGTGGAATATATTGTCCAATTTGCGTTGGTAATTTTTGAAGTTCGATACTCCTTATGAACTCAACATCTCTCATGTCCACGGTTGATGTGGGATTTGCCTGTAATGTTACAATGTAATCTTCGATGATTTCATTTATTATGATCTATCTAATAAAGCTTAATTACCTAATTAAGGCTTTTGTTTTAATATAGTACTTCATGGGACAACATGACTCTCATAGGATTGTTCAAGTTGTCTTGTTAATTCTATAGGTGGACCCTTCTTTACAAGAGGAATGTAAAGCTGAGCAGCACTAAGCTTTGTCCAATGATGTGTAAGTTGTAGTCTTACAAGTTTAGAGCTGCAAATCTTATCATCTacatgatgatggtgatgatgatgctCATGGTTTACTTTGTCATCATTGTTATGTCTACATGATATACACATCACATATATGTTCTACTTTATATGATATGAAATGTATTTACAGGTATGATAAGTACTAAAAAAACAGTAGGATCTGTGCATTGATGCCAactttagattagttattaataTTGTTGTCAACTATGGGTTCATGTGTGTTGGGAATCTTGATTATGTTATGTCTTTGATTATGGGTTGTTGGTGCCACAGTTGTTTAACCAACCTCTGTGTTCACAACAACTTTAAAGGGATTGTTGGCTTTGTTTGACCCAGTCAAAGTTTCCAAGTGTATTCCCACTAACTTTTATCAATGGTGTAAAGGTTATGCTAGACTAGACTGTTGCTGGCCCATGAGTTGGACCATGGTCGCCTTCCATGTGGAAGGATTGGACAACTGGGTAAAAATGGGTGAATGATTTCTGATTTAGGATAAATATAAAGGGCTAATCAcataacttgtttttaagaaaggATAAGATATTATTAAGTTGTTTTAAGTGAAATTATTACTATAGTGGGAGGCCAAAAGATCAAAGATGTATTAAGTTCCTATGTCAATCATCATAGACAAGTTGTTACATGTACCATTCACCACAAACTAGCGCATCAAAGCATCTCATGAAGCTCACTGACAGTAGTGACAGATCCAACAATTATTTTTTAGGGGTGCGAACATATTTCTAGATCACTCCTCACATGAGTCCTTATAGGCATGAAAGAAGTGGCTTAATGTGAGACAGAAGAACAaaataaatttttaatttttattttctccTTTAAAAAGTTTCTATTTTTCACTTTTATCCCTTTAATTTTGCAGTTTGAATTTTACCCTTAAAAAACTGAAAGTGTTGAATGCTCACCCACATTTTCTTAAATTTCATAGGTAAATATATGTTCACAcatttttttttggtaaagggttaccccggtaaaattttataaaataatcaaTAAGTACACAGGTGTGCCTGACATAGCACACACAGCTAGccttggcataccaagactaggaaAACCAGAAACAAACAAAACCAGAACCAACACAACCAGTTTAAACAACAAACATAACCCAGAAAAACAACCACAGCAACTAAGCGCTAACTAGGAACCCTACAATCGAACTGCCTCAGCCCGGGTCCTCATCCATAGCCCTTGACGGGATCTGCCACTTTGTCAGCACTCTCTTGTGATCCACATGCCCTTGGAACTTGAAGCCCATCAACCGAAGACGCACGGAATTTTTAATCTTCTCGGTTACCTGACTGGCCGTACATTCAACTTGAGAGAATAACCGGTTATTTCTTTCTTGCCAAATAAAATAAACCGACGCCGCTACTACCAATTTGCATACAATTTGCTCCAATTTCTTCGAGTTCGAGTATTGTTCCATCCACTCCAAAACTGAATTCCAAGACTCACTTACATAAACCATATCCACCATAGACTCACACATTTTGTTTTATTATTGTTTTGACCCGTGCGGTTTTAACCGctatgaaaatctttttgtatttgcCATTGTTTATGCATACTCACATATAAATAC encodes the following:
- the LOC110912443 gene encoding dof zinc finger protein DOF3.4, which encodes MPSEPTTQRRPPITTTKPHHTTTGTPPPEPEHLPCPRCDSTNTKFCYYNNYNFSQPRHFCKACRRYWTHGGTLRDIPIGGGSRKNAKRSRLTTNSTLEFRHMAPPTATPILIPFAGDHTGGLHFLGDGKPSMCESFTSLLNGNQGGGLFGGGFEDGGFGFGRGVWPFSGVGDGGYVAGGGGGGNGWQMESGEGGVECFSLPELAISTPGMI